The following are encoded together in the Serratia sp. UGAL515B_01 genome:
- a CDS encoding 6-deoxy-6-sulfogluconolactonase, whose translation MSYTVKCVVEQVSELGECPVWSVREQALYWADILGRQLHRFDPLTGAVASIVLPEEIGCYGLRRQGGFIVALRSGIYLLSEDGTLGKKLADNPCNPADSRFNDGRVDPWGRFWAGTIWQPRDRNGAVLMRIDEHLRAEVMAADVMVSNGLAFSPDRAWMYHSDTPNHVLYRYALDADGDPGARQMVRTFNRGSGGRPDGAAFDSQGCYWSAQFDGGRILRLAQDGTQLDEIRVPTRWPTMVAFGGPDLRTLYITSSRENRSAEELAEWPLSGCVFAVEVNVPGNPEPTFAG comes from the coding sequence ATGAGTTACACCGTTAAATGTGTCGTCGAACAGGTCAGCGAACTGGGGGAATGCCCAGTGTGGTCGGTTAGGGAACAGGCTCTTTATTGGGCTGATATTCTGGGACGACAACTACACCGGTTCGACCCGTTAACCGGAGCGGTTGCCAGTATCGTACTGCCTGAAGAGATCGGCTGTTATGGGCTGCGCCGTCAGGGTGGGTTTATCGTCGCTTTGCGTAGCGGTATCTACTTGTTGTCGGAGGACGGTACGCTCGGCAAAAAACTTGCCGATAACCCTTGCAACCCCGCAGATAGTCGTTTTAACGATGGTCGCGTCGACCCATGGGGGCGGTTCTGGGCCGGGACGATCTGGCAACCTCGCGATCGCAATGGCGCAGTGTTGATGCGAATCGATGAGCACTTGCGCGCAGAAGTCATGGCCGCAGATGTCATGGTGTCGAATGGGCTGGCCTTTAGCCCGGATCGTGCCTGGATGTATCACAGTGATACTCCGAATCATGTGCTCTATCGCTATGCCTTGGATGCCGATGGGGATCCAGGGGCACGTCAGATGGTGCGAACTTTTAACCGTGGCTCGGGTGGACGCCCCGACGGCGCTGCTTTTGATAGCCAGGGTTGTTACTGGAGCGCGCAGTTTGACGGTGGGCGCATTCTGCGGCTGGCACAGGATGGGACTCAACTGGACGAAATCCGGGTTCCTACCCGATGGCCGACCATGGTTGCGTTCGGCGGGCCTGACCTAAGGACGTTGTATATCACCAGTTCACGGGAAAACCGTAGCGCCGAGGAGCTTGCAGAGTGGCCGCTTTCAGGTTGTGTGTTTGCCGTTGAGGTTAACGTTCCCGGCAACCCGGAGCCGACGTTTGCTGGTTGA
- a CDS encoding SDR family oxidoreductase: MSKHTDTRYPSLNNKVIFISGGASGIGAAFVEAFHEQGARVAFIDMDDIGGQALASQLGEERVSFMPCNVRDIASLQDCIRSVEAEWGAIDVLINNAARDDRHPLQDVSVEFWDERMETNLRHAFFAVQSVVPGMTQRGSGVIINMGSISWMRGRPSMVCYTTAKAALNGMTRTLARELGASGIRVNSLVPGAIRTARQDAMWAKDPAGFELANQNFIEMQMLKFRLDATDCARMALFLASDDSRGCTGQNFVVDAGLSIQ; encoded by the coding sequence ATGAGTAAGCACACCGATACACGTTACCCCTCGTTGAACAACAAGGTGATATTTATCAGTGGCGGTGCTTCGGGCATTGGCGCAGCCTTTGTTGAAGCCTTTCATGAGCAAGGCGCACGTGTGGCGTTCATTGATATGGACGACATCGGCGGTCAGGCATTAGCAAGCCAACTGGGCGAGGAGCGTGTGTCGTTTATGCCATGCAACGTTCGTGATATTGCAAGCTTGCAAGATTGCATCAGGTCCGTGGAAGCCGAGTGGGGCGCTATCGATGTATTGATCAACAATGCAGCAAGGGATGATCGCCACCCGTTACAGGACGTGAGCGTCGAGTTCTGGGATGAGCGCATGGAAACTAACCTGCGGCACGCCTTCTTCGCTGTACAGTCTGTGGTGCCCGGCATGACCCAACGAGGCAGTGGGGTAATTATCAATATGGGGTCGATTTCATGGATGCGGGGGCGCCCAAGTATGGTTTGTTACACCACCGCAAAAGCGGCGCTTAATGGCATGACCCGCACGCTTGCACGGGAACTGGGAGCCAGTGGCATTCGTGTCAATAGCCTAGTGCCCGGAGCGATCCGCACGGCTCGTCAAGATGCCATGTGGGCCAAGGATCCCGCCGGTTTTGAACTGGCTAACCAGAATTTCATCGAAATGCAAATGCTCAAGTTTCGATTGGACGCAACAGACTGCGCACGCATGGCGCTGTTTTTGGCATCTGACGACAGTCGTGGCTGTACCGGGCAGAATTTTGTCGTTGATGCCGGGTTGTCGATTCAGTAA
- a CDS encoding TerC family protein, protein MAINSVGSPLLWAIFSTIILVMLAIDLLLQGRKGEKTMTMRQAACWSLVWVSMALLFNFGFWYHLNQTAGREIADAQALAFFTGYLIEKALAVDNVFVWLMLFSYFAIPSHLQRRVLILGVLGAIVLRTIMIFAGSLLISQFSWLLYLFGAFLLLTGIKMALTREDPTAIGNKPVVKWLRKHLRMTEHLEGERFFVRRNGVLFATPLLLVLIMVEISDVIFAVDSIPAIFAVTTDPFIVLTSNLFAILGLRAMYFLLANVATRFSMLKYGLALILVFIGIKMLIVDLYHIPVAISLSVVVTILIVTLLINVWVNHRRSSHPSS, encoded by the coding sequence ATGGCGATAAACAGCGTTGGCAGCCCCTTGTTATGGGCTATTTTTTCCACCATCATTCTCGTGATGCTGGCCATCGATCTTCTGCTGCAAGGCAGAAAAGGTGAAAAAACCATGACAATGAGGCAGGCTGCCTGCTGGTCACTGGTTTGGGTCAGCATGGCTCTGCTGTTTAATTTTGGTTTTTGGTACCACCTGAATCAAACAGCAGGCAGAGAGATAGCTGATGCTCAGGCATTAGCTTTTTTCACTGGCTATCTCATCGAAAAAGCGCTGGCCGTTGACAACGTTTTTGTTTGGCTGATGCTGTTCAGTTATTTCGCTATTCCGTCTCACTTGCAGCGACGCGTACTGATCCTCGGCGTACTCGGGGCAATTGTACTGCGAACCATCATGATTTTTGCCGGAAGCTTGCTGATTTCTCAATTCTCCTGGTTACTCTATCTGTTTGGTGCCTTCCTGCTGCTTACAGGGATAAAAATGGCATTAACCAGAGAAGACCCAACTGCGATCGGCAATAAGCCAGTAGTAAAGTGGCTGCGTAAACACCTGCGTATGACTGAACATCTTGAGGGAGAACGTTTCTTCGTGCGTCGTAACGGCGTACTGTTCGCTACCCCATTGTTACTGGTGTTGATAATGGTAGAGATAAGTGATGTTATTTTCGCGGTAGACAGTATTCCCGCTATCTTTGCTGTCACCACAGATCCTTTCATCGTGCTTACCTCAAACTTGTTCGCTATTTTAGGTTTACGCGCCATGTACTTCTTGCTTGCGAATGTTGCTACGCGCTTCTCAATGCTGAAATATGGTTTGGCATTGATCCTGGTCTTTATCGGTATAAAAATGCTGATAGTGGATCTCTACCATATCCCTGTCGCAATCTCTTTGAGCGTGGTCGTCACAATTTTGATTGTCACTCTGTTGATTAACGTTTGGGTTAACCATCGCCGCTCATCCCATCCATCTTCATAA
- a CDS encoding calcium/sodium antiporter, whose protein sequence is MDKNMLLATLAIIVGFALLVWSADKFVEGAAASANYAGMPPLLIGMIVVGFGTSAPEMVVSAMAAMEGNPALALGNALGSNIVNITLILGVTAIIAPIAVHSSIIRKELPILLIITAVIGAMLWNHQIGVVEAWGLIGGFLLLIGWSIWSALRSKGDPLEQEFDKEISTIAITLKAALFWLIVGLALLIASSRILVWGAVEIAQQLGVSDLLIGLTIVALGTSLPELATSIMAARKGEHDIVVGNIVGSNMFNSLAVIGIAGIIEPITNIGAEVFWRDWTSMLFVTALLMLLAVRFGKSQSINRAEGTLLLLCYLGYNTYLLYGAL, encoded by the coding sequence TTGGATAAAAACATGCTTTTAGCTACGCTTGCCATTATTGTTGGTTTTGCACTGCTCGTTTGGAGTGCAGACAAATTTGTCGAAGGGGCTGCCGCTAGCGCCAACTATGCAGGAATGCCTCCTTTATTGATTGGTATGATCGTTGTGGGATTTGGTACATCGGCTCCCGAGATGGTGGTCTCGGCTATGGCTGCGATGGAAGGTAATCCGGCTCTTGCTCTTGGCAACGCACTTGGATCAAATATTGTCAATATCACCTTGATACTAGGTGTGACAGCTATTATCGCCCCTATCGCAGTTCATTCGAGCATAATTCGTAAAGAGCTGCCCATTCTCTTGATAATTACTGCAGTGATTGGGGCCATGCTATGGAACCACCAAATAGGCGTTGTTGAGGCGTGGGGACTGATCGGTGGTTTTTTATTGCTGATAGGTTGGTCAATCTGGAGCGCACTTCGTTCGAAAGGTGACCCTTTAGAACAAGAGTTTGACAAAGAAATCTCAACAATTGCGATAACACTCAAGGCGGCTCTTTTCTGGCTGATCGTAGGTTTAGCTCTATTGATTGCCAGTTCTAGAATTCTGGTTTGGGGAGCGGTTGAAATTGCCCAGCAGCTCGGTGTCAGTGATTTGCTGATTGGATTAACAATTGTTGCTTTGGGGACGTCTCTTCCGGAGCTGGCAACATCAATTATGGCGGCTCGAAAAGGTGAGCATGATATCGTAGTCGGAAACATCGTTGGTTCCAACATGTTTAATTCATTAGCGGTTATCGGTATCGCAGGTATCATTGAACCGATTACCAATATTGGTGCTGAAGTCTTCTGGCGTGATTGGACATCAATGCTGTTTGTCACTGCACTTTTGATGTTGCTCGCAGTGCGTTTTGGTAAATCACAAAGCATTAATCGTGCCGAAGGTACTTTGCTTTTACTGTGTTATCTAGGCTACAACACTTATCTGCTCTACGGAGCATTATAA
- a CDS encoding LacI family DNA-binding transcriptional regulator — MEKKNKITMNDIAREAGVSQSTVSLILNNAQSIKLSDETRLRVINTAQMLGYKKIPSPQKVGGQEEVAIIINSMPSYDPFVDALSQARDAAWRNDTLLTIYDYGDDIDLALRIIQQLEQRRCTGIVLASPITRSIDFSLFDHCTVLPMVLLNVYDSAYPLQSTFLPDDYANALQVTRHLINQGARRIAHIMGDDWMDASHHRLSGYKAALEHAGIPFDDALVIKTNWRLDETHQATCQLMHLPSRPDAIFCSSDWITLGCYQALAEMEVKVPQDILIAGYDDQRIAEQLMPKLTSVQLPYTELGRMAVEYLCQGECTTTHVRMAGKLQIRGSTTR, encoded by the coding sequence ATGGAAAAGAAAAATAAAATCACCATGAATGACATTGCACGCGAGGCGGGCGTGTCACAGTCTACGGTGTCGCTTATCCTAAACAATGCGCAAAGCATCAAGCTTAGTGATGAGACACGTTTAAGGGTTATCAACACGGCACAAATGCTGGGTTATAAAAAGATCCCCTCACCGCAGAAAGTGGGAGGGCAAGAAGAAGTCGCAATTATTATCAATTCGATGCCAAGCTATGATCCTTTTGTTGATGCACTAAGCCAGGCTCGTGATGCGGCGTGGCGCAACGACACGTTACTGACGATTTACGATTACGGTGATGATATCGATCTGGCGTTGCGTATTATCCAGCAGCTTGAACAGCGCCGTTGCACCGGGATCGTTCTTGCCTCGCCGATTACCCGCAGTATCGATTTTTCGCTTTTCGACCATTGCACTGTGCTACCTATGGTATTGCTAAACGTTTATGACAGTGCCTATCCCCTTCAATCAACCTTTTTACCGGACGATTATGCCAACGCGTTGCAGGTTACACGGCATCTTATCAATCAGGGCGCACGGCGCATTGCACATATCATGGGGGATGACTGGATGGATGCATCGCATCATCGCCTCTCCGGGTATAAAGCGGCTCTGGAACATGCGGGTATCCCATTTGATGACGCGCTAGTGATAAAAACCAACTGGCGACTGGATGAAACGCATCAGGCAACCTGTCAGCTTATGCATCTTCCTTCTAGGCCGGATGCAATTTTTTGTTCAAGTGACTGGATAACACTGGGGTGTTATCAGGCTTTAGCTGAGATGGAAGTGAAGGTGCCGCAGGATATTCTGATCGCTGGGTATGACGATCAGCGAATTGCTGAACAACTGATGCCCAAGCTGACAAGCGTGCAGTTACCGTACACAGAATTGGGCCGTATGGCAGTAGAATACCTTTGCCAAGGGGAATGCACCACGACGCATGTCAGGATGGCGGGGAAATTACAAATCCGTGGTTCGACAACACGGTAA
- a CDS encoding cellulase family glycosylhydrolase gives MYQQWSKEQANDWYRQQGWMCGFNYLPRSAVNWTDIWQAETFNAPIIDEELSWAAQVGYNTLRINLPFIVWQHDRAGLLSRIGIFLGIAEKHGIRVMLTLMDDCSFSGDEPYLGPQKAPIPGKHNSQAAASPGRDKVCDQSIWPEIERYIRDIVRTFRDDKRIVVWDLYNEPGNRGTFATGITEILYHEKLETFALELMTRAFGWAREENPTQPLTVGAWHLPLDEDQPDEEIFQHPIDQAALKLSDVVSFHAYVATSKMVRVLRYMEQFERPIFCTEWLARHVGSNFEEQLPLMHACNVVPYQWGLVRGKTQTFMPWPVVLQKREDYAHLWFHDVFDEHGIPFRKTEMELVTRLSKVGLHPRAG, from the coding sequence ATGTACCAACAGTGGAGTAAAGAGCAGGCAAATGACTGGTATCGGCAGCAGGGATGGATGTGCGGTTTTAACTATCTGCCACGTTCAGCAGTAAACTGGACCGATATTTGGCAGGCTGAGACGTTCAATGCGCCGATTATCGATGAAGAACTGAGCTGGGCAGCACAGGTGGGGTACAACACTTTGCGCATCAACCTGCCGTTTATTGTCTGGCAGCATGACCGAGCAGGGCTGTTATCGCGTATTGGCATTTTCCTCGGGATTGCTGAGAAACACGGCATCCGCGTAATGTTAACGCTAATGGATGACTGCAGTTTTTCAGGCGATGAACCTTACCTTGGCCCTCAGAAAGCCCCTATTCCAGGCAAACATAATAGCCAGGCTGCGGCCAGCCCAGGGCGTGATAAGGTTTGCGATCAGAGTATCTGGCCGGAAATTGAACGTTATATTCGCGACATCGTGCGGACATTCCGTGATGATAAACGCATCGTGGTGTGGGATTTGTACAACGAACCGGGTAACCGTGGCACCTTTGCCACCGGGATAACAGAAATTCTATATCACGAAAAGCTGGAAACATTCGCGTTGGAGCTGATGACGCGGGCATTCGGTTGGGCACGTGAGGAAAACCCGACACAACCTTTGACCGTGGGGGCATGGCACCTGCCGCTGGACGAGGATCAACCTGATGAAGAGATTTTTCAGCATCCGATCGATCAGGCTGCTCTCAAGTTGTCAGATGTGGTCAGTTTTCATGCCTATGTTGCCACATCCAAAATGGTTCGAGTACTGCGCTATATGGAGCAGTTCGAACGTCCGATATTCTGCACTGAATGGCTGGCACGCCACGTTGGCAGCAACTTTGAAGAACAACTCCCACTGATGCATGCCTGCAATGTTGTGCCTTATCAATGGGGGTTGGTACGCGGTAAAACCCAAACCTTTATGCCGTGGCCGGTGGTGTTGCAGAAGCGTGAAGATTACGCCCATCTTTGGTTCCATGACGTTTTTGACGAGCATGGTATTCCTTTTCGTAAGACGGAGATGGAGCTCGTCACTCGCTTGAGTAAAGTTGGTTTACATCCACGAGCTGGATAA
- a CDS encoding extracellular solute-binding protein → MNKSKLWLLLAMGTILSPIVMAQTTLQYWTLLNGGDGARMKNLVEGFNTSQDEYKIETTVLNWGEPFYTKLKTATSLGSGPDMATIHLSKISGFTQTNGLEPITITALKGANYDPNKIFPLLWQQSTVAGKNYALPIDTHALVLYYNKDIVRKAGLLDEQGKLKPIDSLEQFNAALESVKQTGAVGLSMETSPMSYMPYRLWSSMIRQQGAQTIQNNQFVFGEAGKKAMDAMANWYSKGYATKGLDYSSSTTEFLTGHSAFMLNGVWEIPSVMDKMSNKQQALDIGVAPLPAFFNGNPAVWADSHAIAIPNNKGKPITAEKMLGIVKFATYVNQHALTWAEGGHIPAFEPAVNTEAFKAMPLVNDYATATASHIVYEPDGWYSGAAGPLQATASKYFPAALTGQLATEKALQMFERDAGKFMNRPAR, encoded by the coding sequence ATGAATAAATCAAAATTGTGGTTATTATTGGCTATGGGGACAATATTATCCCCGATAGTGATGGCACAAACTACCCTCCAATACTGGACACTACTTAATGGTGGTGATGGCGCGCGTATGAAAAACTTGGTTGAAGGTTTTAATACCAGCCAAGACGAATATAAAATCGAAACAACCGTGTTGAATTGGGGGGAGCCTTTCTACACTAAATTGAAAACAGCGACATCACTGGGCAGTGGCCCAGATATGGCGACTATTCATTTGTCCAAGATTTCCGGTTTTACGCAAACTAATGGTTTAGAACCCATCACAATAACAGCGCTAAAAGGTGCTAACTATGACCCTAACAAAATTTTTCCATTGCTTTGGCAGCAAAGTACCGTCGCAGGTAAAAACTATGCCTTGCCGATTGATACCCATGCGTTAGTTCTCTATTACAACAAAGATATTGTTCGTAAAGCCGGTCTTTTGGATGAGCAGGGCAAACTTAAACCGATTGACTCTTTGGAACAGTTCAATGCGGCACTCGAGAGTGTCAAACAAACAGGTGCCGTCGGGCTTAGCATGGAAACCTCCCCCATGTCCTATATGCCCTATCGGTTATGGTCATCAATGATTCGCCAGCAAGGCGCGCAAACCATCCAGAACAACCAGTTCGTCTTCGGTGAAGCCGGTAAAAAAGCGATGGACGCCATGGCAAATTGGTACTCAAAGGGTTATGCCACCAAGGGATTGGATTACTCTTCCTCAACGACTGAATTCTTGACCGGGCATTCAGCCTTCATGCTTAACGGCGTGTGGGAGATCCCTTCGGTCATGGATAAGATGAGTAACAAGCAGCAAGCTTTGGATATTGGTGTTGCTCCTCTTCCTGCATTCTTTAATGGCAACCCCGCCGTCTGGGCTGACTCGCATGCTATCGCTATTCCCAATAACAAAGGGAAGCCGATCACGGCAGAGAAGATGCTGGGTATCGTGAAGTTTGCCACCTATGTTAACCAACATGCGCTTACCTGGGCGGAAGGTGGCCACATTCCTGCTTTTGAGCCAGCGGTGAATACTGAAGCATTTAAAGCGATGCCATTGGTGAATGACTATGCCACCGCAACCGCAAGCCACATCGTCTATGAACCCGATGGTTGGTACAGTGGCGCAGCCGGCCCTCTACAGGCAACCGCCTCCAAGTATTTTCCAGCCGCGTTGACAGGCCAGCTTGCAACAGAAAAGGCCCTGCAAATGTTTGAGCGCGATGCGGGTAAATTTATGAACCGCCCCGCTCGCTAA
- a CDS encoding sugar ABC transporter permease → MCNQHGQETLSASAGKALIPWMMLMPFLLAFVLFFVLPALQTLQLSFTDSGLTETHGYVGLANYVELLQDPDFWYAMLHTGYFSLLTVVPLTALGLVMAMLINRLSYFASTVQAIFFIPNILPIAVMAMISSWMLHPTFGVVNLVAGSQIAWFNDPDFAMQMVALATIWWTVGFNVLLFLAALKNIPQDLYEAAGLDGATRWGTFRYITWRQLRPVTLMVFGLQLVASLKIFGQTYLLTGGGPFDSTKVVLHYMYETGFVNQNAGYASAIAVTFVVIILLILLLQSLFSHFINRRS, encoded by the coding sequence ATGTGTAACCAACACGGACAAGAAACACTCTCAGCCAGTGCAGGTAAGGCATTGATACCTTGGATGATGTTAATGCCATTCTTACTTGCCTTTGTGCTCTTTTTTGTATTGCCTGCACTGCAGACATTGCAGCTCAGCTTTACCGATAGCGGCTTAACAGAAACTCACGGTTATGTTGGGTTAGCCAACTATGTAGAACTGTTGCAGGATCCTGATTTTTGGTATGCGATGTTGCATACCGGGTACTTCTCGCTGCTGACGGTGGTTCCACTCACGGCTCTAGGGTTGGTCATGGCAATGTTGATCAACCGCTTGAGCTACTTTGCCAGTACGGTGCAGGCTATTTTTTTCATTCCCAATATCTTGCCGATCGCAGTGATGGCAATGATCTCCAGTTGGATGTTACATCCAACCTTTGGGGTCGTGAACCTGGTTGCTGGCAGCCAGATTGCGTGGTTTAACGATCCTGATTTTGCCATGCAGATGGTGGCACTTGCCACCATCTGGTGGACGGTTGGTTTCAACGTATTACTGTTCCTCGCAGCATTAAAAAATATTCCTCAAGATCTTTACGAAGCCGCGGGATTGGATGGCGCGACACGCTGGGGAACATTTCGCTACATTACCTGGCGACAATTACGTCCGGTTACCTTGATGGTTTTTGGTTTGCAATTGGTTGCATCGTTGAAAATATTTGGTCAGACCTACTTGCTTACCGGAGGCGGACCCTTTGACAGTACGAAAGTCGTGCTTCATTACATGTATGAAACGGGATTCGTCAATCAAAATGCCGGTTATGCGTCGGCTATCGCGGTGACTTTCGTAGTGATTATTTTGCTGATCCTGTTACTGCAATCTTTGTTTAGCCATTTTATAAACCGTCGGAGTTAA
- a CDS encoding carbohydrate ABC transporter permease encodes MNIKLSSLLAAMLTLLLCFLWSSPLLWALSTALRSEAQTVSGLQWLPDPATVEAFVSVLTFGSLPTFFMNSVVTSLAITGVTLLITVLAAYSFSQLRFRGANLIFWTCMFGIIFPFEALVIPLFRQIYHMGLVDSLGGIILPQIVSPMVLFVFKRFFDQVPKDFREAAILDGASEFQVLLKVYIPLSKNIIYAMAIITFIGAWNNFLWPFLVISSTENMTIPIGLTQLNDSYGVRYAQNMASALIGGMPVAIIYVLFQKRVASGFLAATGLKG; translated from the coding sequence ATGAATATAAAGCTTAGTTCCTTGCTGGCCGCGATGTTAACTTTGCTGCTGTGCTTTCTTTGGAGCAGCCCACTGCTGTGGGCGTTGAGCACGGCATTGCGTTCAGAGGCTCAAACTGTCTCCGGATTACAATGGCTACCCGATCCTGCCACCGTTGAAGCGTTTGTTAGTGTGTTGACCTTCGGGAGCTTACCCACGTTCTTCATGAATAGCGTCGTCACCTCTTTAGCGATTACGGGGGTGACTTTGCTGATTACCGTGCTGGCGGCCTATAGTTTTTCGCAACTCAGATTCCGGGGCGCCAACCTGATTTTCTGGACCTGCATGTTCGGGATTATTTTTCCCTTTGAGGCGTTGGTCATCCCACTTTTTCGACAGATTTATCATATGGGGTTGGTTGACTCGCTCGGGGGGATCATTCTGCCGCAGATTGTCTCGCCCATGGTGCTTTTTGTATTCAAACGCTTCTTTGATCAGGTTCCCAAGGATTTTCGTGAAGCGGCGATCCTTGACGGTGCTAGCGAATTCCAGGTTCTATTGAAAGTTTATATTCCACTTTCGAAGAATATTATTTACGCCATGGCGATTATTACCTTTATCGGTGCATGGAATAATTTCCTCTGGCCATTCCTGGTGATCAGTTCTACCGAGAATATGACGATCCCTATTGGCTTGACTCAATTAAATGACAGCTATGGGGTCAGATATGCACAGAATATGGCATCTGCGCTTATTGGCGGTATGCCAGTTGCGATTATTTATGTGCTTTTCCAAAAGAGGGTTGCTTCGGGTTTTCTCGCCGCGACTGGGCTGAAAGGTTAA
- a CDS encoding sn-glycerol-3-phosphate ABC transporter ATP-binding protein UgpC, whose product MSSVILNDVKKIYPDGNQVIHNVNLKINKGEFVVFVGPSGCGKSTLLRMIAGLEEITAGEVHIGDKLANKLEAAKRGVAMVFQSYALYPHLTVEENMGFSLLFNKTSKKEIAIKVNKVAETLQLAHLLKRKPAELSGGQRQRVAIGRAIVREPEVFLFDEPLSNLDASLRGKMRTELARLHQKLGTTMIYVTHDQVEAMTLGDRIVVFNKGYIEQVGSPVALYQRPATEFVATFLGTPRMNILTTRVNAEKDDVWHLELGNDAPIQIAKARFDCTEHQQIKLGIRPEHLTVVGENSRECHLRGHVSLVENLGDSAFLHVQCPGVDPLLLVKINTDSRIPECHEAISLSIALEHIHLFDKDGKTLRN is encoded by the coding sequence ATGTCTAGTGTAATATTGAACGATGTGAAGAAAATTTATCCCGACGGAAATCAAGTCATTCATAACGTTAATCTAAAAATTAACAAGGGGGAGTTTGTCGTTTTTGTTGGTCCTTCCGGTTGTGGTAAGTCAACGCTGCTACGGATGATTGCGGGGCTGGAGGAGATTACTGCTGGGGAGGTTCATATTGGCGACAAACTGGCGAACAAGCTTGAAGCTGCAAAACGGGGAGTCGCGATGGTCTTCCAATCTTACGCGCTCTATCCGCATCTGACAGTAGAGGAAAATATGGGTTTTTCCTTGCTGTTCAATAAAACATCGAAGAAAGAGATCGCCATTAAAGTGAATAAGGTGGCAGAAACCCTGCAATTGGCACATTTGCTGAAGCGCAAACCGGCAGAGCTTTCCGGTGGGCAGCGGCAGCGGGTAGCGATTGGCCGAGCCATCGTCCGTGAGCCTGAGGTATTCCTGTTTGATGAGCCGCTTTCTAATCTGGATGCGTCGCTGAGAGGGAAAATGCGCACAGAGTTGGCACGCTTGCATCAGAAATTGGGCACCACCATGATCTATGTCACCCATGACCAAGTGGAAGCCATGACCCTGGGCGATAGGATTGTAGTCTTCAATAAAGGATATATCGAGCAGGTGGGTTCCCCGGTCGCGCTCTATCAACGTCCTGCTACCGAGTTTGTTGCGACTTTTCTGGGAACCCCAAGAATGAATATTCTCACAACCAGAGTAAACGCAGAAAAAGATGACGTATGGCATCTTGAACTAGGGAATGATGCCCCTATTCAGATTGCCAAGGCCAGGTTTGACTGCACTGAACATCAACAAATAAAGTTGGGTATCCGCCCGGAGCACCTTACTGTAGTGGGGGAGAATAGTAGAGAATGTCATCTTCGAGGCCACGTTTCGTTGGTTGAGAATCTCGGGGATTCAGCATTTTTGCATGTTCAATGTCCCGGCGTAGACCCCTTGCTGTTGGTAAAAATAAATACCGACTCCCGTATACCCGAATGCCATGAAGCTATTTCTTTGTCGATCGCGCTTGAGCATATTCACCTGTTTGATAAAGACGGTAAAACGCTACGTAACTGA